One stretch of Geminocystis sp. M7585_C2015_104 DNA includes these proteins:
- a CDS encoding beta-1,6-galactofuranosyltransferase: protein MLFEYQIQLRRKLKKILRKLEAIQTSREYDFIVCHCEVNQRQGVGILLKRLFPDKQKIVSVRSHNLYDGKEDFARFSFLISHDNHKDISAAISKIQSLITNIKPRRILAIPYFPDDVINAIAIKRLFEVPLCTYIMDDQNIYAKGIPDELMKELISNSDLCLGVSREICREYGEKYNRKFWFLPPVAPASLVVDTDVVMPSGDNKHGIIIGNIWSQQWLEELRKTVRSSGIPIHWYGNPNREWLSFNEKELAADGIIFHGYLAEEELVGRLREASFAVIPTASEFNPQQRQEIARLSLPSRIPFIVATSHTPILVIGNPDTAAARFVRQHQLGTVCQYDTQQFQKTVAWLTEKETQLYIRKNALKLAATFSSQGVEEWIWQSLKEKHPFDQRFEKLGRLLKDATVVITHNEVNHKHGTGVLVKRIIADTPNIYSIRTDNHYSGLHNFGDVSYCLPHKGITRIQAYKLTIELLEDITVKRGFCVPYYPDDLLLSIALKDIFNVPLGVYIMDDQNIVLNKIPDDLMAEFLSKCDLRLATHPELRDAYQGKYNLPFYILPAVVPHHLINTTPATPDEKLLNAKIGALIGSIWSPHWFEMLSNTVTGAKIRLDWYGNYSYNWLIESPEEIRQKRGLNPYGVVTEEELAGKLKQYPYVVVPTGTLDRRDDRPELSRLSLPGRIIFAACVGNTPIIVMGNENTPAANFVKHFGIGVVCDYNSDSFLAAVDYIIQPQTQEAMRTKASKIAPNFSAKDIHYWLWESLSQGKVADLRFETLFSSYYNS from the coding sequence ATGTTGTTTGAATATCAAATCCAATTGCGACGAAAACTAAAAAAGATACTACGGAAGCTAGAGGCAATTCAAACCAGCCGGGAATATGATTTTATTGTCTGTCACTGTGAAGTAAATCAGCGTCAAGGAGTAGGGATTCTCTTAAAAAGACTCTTCCCCGATAAACAGAAAATAGTCTCAGTCCGCTCCCACAATCTGTATGATGGAAAAGAGGATTTTGCCCGTTTCAGCTTCCTAATCAGTCATGACAATCACAAAGACATCTCTGCCGCTATTTCCAAAATACAATCCCTCATAACCAACATCAAGCCTCGAAGAATCCTCGCAATTCCCTACTTCCCCGATGATGTCATAAATGCCATCGCCATCAAACGGCTATTTGAAGTCCCTTTGTGCACATACATAATGGACGACCAAAATATATACGCAAAAGGAATCCCCGACGAGTTGATGAAGGAGTTAATTTCCAATTCAGACTTATGCCTGGGGGTTTCCAGGGAGATTTGTAGGGAGTATGGGGAGAAGTATAACAGAAAATTCTGGTTTTTGCCACCGGTAGCCCCGGCATCCCTTGTTGTCGACACTGACGTCGTTATGCCTTCTGGGGATAATAAACACGGAATTATTATAGGAAATATTTGGAGTCAACAGTGGCTGGAAGAGTTAAGGAAAACAGTTAGAAGTAGTGGTATTCCGATTCACTGGTATGGCAATCCCAACAGAGAGTGGCTTTCCTTTAACGAAAAAGAATTAGCCGCAGATGGCATTATTTTCCATGGTTATCTGGCAGAAGAGGAGTTAGTAGGAAGACTAAGAGAAGCCTCTTTTGCCGTAATACCCACCGCCAGTGAGTTTAACCCCCAGCAGAGACAAGAAATCGCGCGTCTCAGTCTGCCTTCTCGTATACCCTTTATTGTTGCCACCTCCCATACCCCCATCCTGGTGATTGGCAACCCAGACACGGCAGCAGCGAGATTTGTCAGACAACACCAATTGGGGACTGTATGTCAATATGATACACAACAATTTCAAAAAACCGTAGCCTGGCTTACCGAAAAGGAAACTCAACTGTATATCCGTAAGAATGCCCTGAAATTAGCCGCCACTTTTTCGTCTCAGGGTGTGGAAGAATGGATTTGGCAGTCTTTAAAGGAAAAACACCCATTTGACCAACGTTTTGAAAAACTGGGTAGACTGTTAAAAGATGCCACCGTGGTTATTACCCATAATGAAGTAAACCATAAACATGGCACAGGTGTACTGGTGAAGAGAATCATTGCCGACACCCCGAATATTTATTCTATACGCACTGATAACCACTATAGTGGCCTGCACAATTTTGGCGATGTCAGCTATTGTCTCCCCCACAAGGGAATTACTAGAATACAAGCCTATAAGCTTACCATTGAGCTTTTGGAAGATATTACGGTAAAACGGGGTTTTTGTGTGCCTTACTACCCTGACGATTTACTTTTGAGTATAGCCCTGAAGGACATTTTCAATGTGCCCTTGGGAGTCTATATCATGGATGACCAAAATATTGTACTAAACAAAATCCCAGACGACTTAATGGCAGAGTTTCTCAGCAAGTGTGATCTGAGACTGGCTACTCATCCGGAATTGAGGGATGCCTATCAGGGAAAATACAACCTGCCATTCTACATTTTGCCCGCTGTAGTGCCCCACCATTTGATTAATACCACCCCTGCCACCCCTGATGAGAAATTGTTGAATGCCAAGATTGGTGCTTTAATTGGCAGTATATGGAGTCCACACTGGTTTGAAATGTTAAGCAATACAGTTACTGGTGCAAAAATCAGGTTGGATTGGTATGGAAATTATTCTTACAATTGGCTGATAGAATCCCCAGAGGAAATTCGGCAAAAAAGAGGATTGAATCCCTATGGGGTTGTGACGGAAGAGGAATTGGCAGGAAAATTGAAACAATACCCCTATGTGGTGGTGCCAACTGGTACACTGGACAGGAGGGATGATAGGCCAGAATTATCCCGTTTGAGTTTACCTGGGAGAATAATTTTTGCTGCCTGTGTCGGCAATACCCCTATAATTGTCATGGGGAATGAAAACACTCCCGCCGCCAATTTTGTCAAACATTTTGGGATTGGTGTGGTTTGCGACTATAACTCGGACAGTTTCCTCGCCGCTGTCGATTATATCATTCAACCGCAGACACAAGAAGCCATGAGAACAAAGGCGTCTAAAATCGCGCCTAATTTTTCCGCCAAAGATATTCACTATTGGTTATGGGAGTCTCTCTCTCAGGGGAAAGTAGCGGATTTAAGATTTGAAACATTATTCTCTTCTTACTACAACTCTTGA
- the gmk gene encoding guanylate kinase, with product MDNNSGQSQGKLVVITGPSGVGKGTIIKRLLAKHPHFFLSISATTRNPRQGEVNGRDYYFLSRQEFETLIRQSQFLEWAEYNGNYYGTPCQPVKEQIAKGKTVILEIEVQGARQVKKTFPSAVRIFIMPPSLEELERRLRQRGTDSEDSITKRLQQAKTELAASGEFDYQIVNAQLEDTISQIEAIILKHRYSPC from the coding sequence ATGGATAACAATTCGGGGCAGTCTCAGGGAAAATTAGTGGTTATAACCGGGCCTAGTGGTGTAGGAAAAGGTACAATCATCAAGAGGCTATTAGCAAAACACCCCCATTTTTTCCTCTCCATTTCCGCCACCACTCGCAATCCCCGTCAGGGAGAAGTTAACGGCAGGGATTACTATTTCCTCTCCCGTCAGGAATTTGAAACACTCATCCGACAGTCCCAGTTCTTAGAGTGGGCAGAGTATAATGGCAACTATTATGGTACACCCTGTCAACCAGTAAAAGAACAAATTGCTAAAGGAAAGACTGTTATTCTGGAAATAGAGGTACAAGGAGCAAGACAGGTAAAAAAAACCTTCCCCTCCGCCGTTAGAATCTTTATTATGCCCCCATCCTTGGAAGAATTAGAAAGACGTTTACGGCAAAGGGGCACTGACAGTGAGGATTCCATCACAAAACGTTTACAACAGGCAAAAACCGAATTAGCAGCCAGTGGCGAATTCGACTACCAGATAGTCAATGCCCAATTGGAAGACACCATCAGCCAGATTGAGGCTATCATCCTTAAACATAGATATTCCCCCTGTTAA
- a CDS encoding alpha/beta hydrolase encodes MSTINVRGVDHFYQYIPHADNSRPVLVFVHGWLLSHCYWLPLIEQLKDKYACLSYDLRGFGKSQPPFSTKNHCNASYSLHSYAQDLQALLTALGIKKAWLIGHSLGASIALWTADICPDIVRGIFCINAGGGIYLQEEFERFRKAGENIVKFRPPWLLFVPFLDRIFARMMVQRPLDKHWGRQRIKDFLSANAQAAISSLLEATTEEQVHYLPQIVARLSRPVYFLAGKQDKVMEIQYVNHLASFHRLFHQHHQQIVFEIDNCGHFAMLEQTDTVVRYILELLYKHEENCVVSQNQC; translated from the coding sequence ATGAGTACAATCAACGTTCGTGGGGTTGACCACTTCTACCAGTATATTCCACATGCTGACAATTCTCGCCCCGTTTTAGTATTTGTCCACGGTTGGCTACTGAGTCACTGCTACTGGCTACCATTGATAGAACAATTAAAAGACAAATATGCCTGTTTGAGTTATGATCTAAGAGGCTTCGGTAAATCCCAACCCCCTTTCTCCACAAAAAACCACTGTAATGCCTCTTACAGTCTTCACAGTTACGCCCAGGATTTACAAGCTTTATTGACAGCCTTGGGGATAAAAAAGGCATGGTTGATTGGACACTCTCTGGGTGCTAGTATTGCCTTATGGACTGCTGATATTTGTCCCGATATTGTAAGGGGAATATTTTGTATAAATGCCGGTGGGGGCATATACCTACAGGAGGAATTTGAACGTTTCCGCAAAGCCGGGGAAAATATAGTTAAATTTCGCCCTCCCTGGTTGCTATTTGTTCCCTTTTTAGATAGAATCTTCGCCAGGATGATGGTGCAACGCCCCCTGGATAAACACTGGGGCAGACAACGAATAAAAGATTTCCTCAGCGCCAACGCCCAGGCGGCTATTTCCTCCCTACTGGAAGCTACAACAGAAGAGCAAGTGCACTACTTACCACAAATAGTTGCCCGTCTATCCCGGCCAGTATACTTTCTGGCAGGCAAGCAAGACAAGGTGATGGAAATCCAATACGTCAACCACCTAGCAAGTTTTCACCGCCTCTTCCACCAACACCACCAACAGATTGTATTTGAAATTGACAACTGTGGCCATTTTGCTATGCTGGAACAAACAGATACTGTGGTCAGGTACATACTAGAATTATTGTATAAACACGAGGAAAATTGTGTCGTAAGTCAGAATCAGTGTTAA
- the trpA gene encoding tryptophan synthase subunit alpha: MTSVSQRFAKIRAESKCALIPFITAGDPDLHTTKKALKILAENGADLIELGLPYSDPLADGPVIQAAANRALKRGTRFQHVLELVSEVNKDIEAPIILFSYYNPIFHRGVENFLESIARVGVKGLVVPDLPLEEAEEFLSISQQKGIEVTLLVAPTTPMERIKRIASKSQGFIYLVSVTGVTGMREEVQERVRDLLERLKSVTEKPIGVGFGISKPAQAAKIREWGADAVIVGSAFVKILAQEPPEKSLAAVAHLCSSLKKALV, encoded by the coding sequence ATGACCTCGGTATCTCAGCGTTTTGCTAAAATAAGAGCAGAATCCAAATGTGCCCTAATTCCCTTCATAACGGCGGGAGATCCAGATTTACACACGACAAAAAAAGCCCTAAAAATACTCGCAGAAAATGGAGCAGACTTGATAGAATTGGGTTTACCTTACTCTGATCCCCTAGCCGATGGCCCAGTAATACAGGCAGCAGCCAACCGCGCGTTAAAACGAGGCACGCGTTTTCAGCATGTCTTGGAGTTAGTCTCAGAGGTGAATAAAGACATAGAGGCGCCCATTATACTATTTAGCTATTATAATCCAATTTTTCATCGAGGGGTGGAAAATTTTCTAGAATCCATCGCTCGGGTGGGTGTAAAAGGCTTGGTGGTGCCGGATTTGCCCCTGGAAGAGGCAGAGGAGTTCTTAAGTATAAGCCAGCAAAAGGGCATTGAGGTGACATTGTTGGTGGCCCCCACCACCCCCATGGAAAGAATTAAACGAATTGCCAGCAAATCCCAGGGGTTTATTTATCTGGTGAGTGTCACAGGGGTAACTGGAATGAGGGAGGAGGTGCAAGAAAGAGTTAGGGATTTGCTCGAGCGGCTAAAGTCTGTAACAGAGAAACCTATAGGTGTAGGCTTTGGTATTTCCAAGCCAGCACAAGCAGCGAAAATCAGGGAATGGGGTGCAGATGCTGTTATTGTAGGTAGTGCCTTTGTCAAAATTCTGGCACAAGAGCCTCCAGAAAAGAGCCTTGCGGCAGTTGCCCATTTATGTTCTAGTCTTAAAAAGGCACTTGTTTAA
- a CDS encoding 2-isopropylmalate synthase, whose translation MTKQPDRIIIFDTTLRDGEQSPGVSLNVEEKLTIAKALAKLGVDVIEAGFPHASRGDFAAVQKIAEVVGTENGPVICALARATKQDIKSAGEALKPACKSRIHTFIATSDIHLQYKLKKTRKEILEIVPEMVAYAKTFTPDVEFSAEDAGRTDPEFLYEVLELAIEAGATTVNIPDTVGYTVPSEFGALIKGIKENVRNIDKAIISVHGHNDLGLAVANFLEAIKNGARQLECTINGIGERAGNAALEELVMALHVRRQYFNPYLGRPADSTEPLTNIDTKQIYKTSRLVSSLTGMVVQPNKAIVGANAFAHQSGIHQDGVLKNRLTYEIMSAESIGLTSNQIVLGKLSGRNAFRTRLQELGFELSEEELNKAFIRFKELADKKKEITDWDLEAIVSDEIQQPPELYRLELVQVSCGEPAVPTATVTVRTPEGKDVTAVAIGTGPVDAVYKAISQVANIPNELVEYSVKSVTAGIDAMGEVTVRLRHQGKNYSGYAANTDIIVASARAYVAALNRLYAATVGRHQSNNNNNDSENTAQEVNLVTPA comes from the coding sequence ATGACAAAACAACCGGACAGAATTATTATATTTGATACCACCTTGAGAGATGGAGAACAATCCCCTGGAGTTAGTTTGAATGTGGAGGAAAAATTAACCATTGCCAAGGCTTTGGCCAAACTAGGAGTGGATGTGATAGAGGCGGGGTTTCCCCATGCCAGTCGGGGGGATTTTGCCGCTGTACAAAAAATAGCAGAGGTGGTAGGCACTGAAAATGGCCCCGTAATCTGTGCCCTGGCGCGTGCTACAAAACAGGATATAAAAAGTGCCGGCGAAGCCCTAAAACCCGCCTGTAAGAGTCGGATTCATACCTTTATAGCCACTTCAGATATACACTTGCAGTATAAATTGAAGAAGACAAGGAAGGAGATACTGGAAATAGTACCAGAGATGGTGGCCTATGCTAAAACCTTCACACCAGATGTGGAGTTTTCTGCGGAGGATGCCGGGCGCACTGACCCAGAATTCCTCTATGAAGTGTTAGAATTGGCAATAGAAGCTGGGGCTACCACTGTTAACATTCCTGATACAGTGGGTTATACTGTGCCCTCCGAATTTGGAGCCCTAATCAAGGGAATCAAGGAAAATGTGCGTAATATTGACAAGGCTATTATATCGGTACACGGGCACAACGACTTAGGCTTGGCAGTGGCTAACTTCTTGGAGGCTATCAAAAATGGTGCCCGACAGTTAGAATGCACTATTAACGGTATTGGGGAAAGGGCAGGCAATGCGGCTTTGGAAGAATTGGTAATGGCTCTACATGTGCGCCGTCAGTATTTTAACCCCTATTTGGGACGTCCTGCTGACTCCACTGAGCCTCTGACTAACATTGACACCAAACAGATATATAAAACCTCCCGTCTGGTGTCTAGTTTGACGGGAATGGTAGTACAACCCAATAAGGCCATTGTAGGAGCCAATGCCTTTGCCCATCAATCCGGCATTCACCAAGACGGGGTGTTGAAAAACCGTCTCACCTACGAGATCATGTCGGCCGAGTCCATTGGCTTGACCTCTAATCAGATTGTACTAGGAAAACTATCTGGACGCAATGCCTTCCGCACCCGTCTTCAGGAATTGGGGTTTGAGTTATCGGAAGAGGAGTTAAACAAAGCTTTTATTCGCTTCAAAGAGTTGGCAGACAAGAAGAAGGAAATCACTGACTGGGATTTAGAAGCCATAGTCAGTGACGAAATCCAGCAACCCCCTGAATTATACCGCCTGGAGTTGGTACAGGTCTCCTGTGGTGAACCTGCAGTACCGACTGCTACAGTTACTGTGAGGACTCCTGAAGGAAAAGATGTGACAGCTGTAGCTATAGGTACAGGGCCAGTGGATGCGGTGTACAAGGCTATAAGTCAGGTGGCAAATATTCCCAATGAGTTAGTGGAGTATTCGGTAAAATCTGTGACTGCCGGCATCGACGCCATGGGGGAGGTAACTGTGCGTTTGCGTCACCAAGGGAAAAACTATTCCGGCTATGCTGCTAATACGGACATTATCGTGGCTTCTGCCCGGGCCTACGTAGCTGCCTTGAATCGCCTGTATGCCGCTACGGTGGGGCGTCACCAGAGCAACAACAATAACAACGACAGTGAGAATACTGCCCAGGAGGTCAATTTAGTGACTCCTGCTTAG
- a CDS encoding FkbM family methyltransferase: MSSNSPTRGIASYLADLPLFRRLKTVKDLILEKLDNIVENDTSSLEALIEIAEAIIVLYDTIYTQQSEIINLIEKNKSSIFKSIENQNKQLSVANVNLKEVAEKLSQILDSVHSSYNELFEKIKNSDSILQQSIPEITIRLEKLNQETTRLKETLECVTTSEKKTKENQVENIKPSPIVVSISKAGLKHPEMGLMGHLYSFLPSRKAIDVGANIGEVSECLLRAGYEVYSFEPYLPTYEKLKSRLSHYPQFHCYPFALGNENTIGNLYLATDKTATKIYGDDSLYHSLIPHSMPENLSFTETVTVTVKTFASLQKSGILPTDIGLVKIDTEGFDLQVIRGMGETNCPVIITEFWDECCPFGKGETFNRLPDLVFEMRQRGYHWHIVIYRIWGREKISFYCNQTESLENSWGNVFFFKDYNLFSQAYRWVAFVLPETYLV; the protein is encoded by the coding sequence ATGTCTTCCAATTCACCAACAAGAGGAATAGCGAGTTATCTGGCTGATTTGCCCCTATTTAGAAGACTAAAGACAGTAAAAGACTTAATACTAGAAAAACTAGACAACATAGTGGAAAATGACACCTCCTCTCTGGAGGCCTTGATAGAAATTGCCGAGGCCATTATAGTTCTATACGATACAATTTATACCCAACAGTCTGAAATAATAAACCTAATAGAAAAAAATAAGTCAAGTATCTTCAAAAGTATTGAGAATCAAAACAAACAACTGTCTGTCGCCAATGTTAACCTAAAAGAAGTGGCAGAAAAACTAAGTCAAATACTGGATAGTGTGCATTCTAGTTACAATGAGCTTTTTGAAAAAATTAAAAATTCCGACTCGATACTGCAACAATCTATCCCAGAGATAACAATAAGACTGGAAAAATTAAACCAGGAAACTACAAGGCTAAAAGAAACATTAGAGTGTGTCACTACCAGTGAAAAAAAGACAAAAGAAAACCAAGTAGAAAACATAAAACCCTCACCAATAGTGGTTTCCATCTCAAAAGCGGGGTTAAAACACCCAGAAATGGGTTTGATGGGACACCTATACTCCTTCTTGCCTAGTCGCAAGGCAATAGATGTTGGTGCTAATATTGGTGAAGTGAGTGAATGCCTACTTAGGGCCGGATATGAGGTTTATAGTTTTGAGCCTTATTTGCCTACCTATGAGAAATTAAAATCCCGTCTTAGCCACTACCCACAATTTCATTGTTATCCCTTCGCCCTAGGAAATGAAAACACCATCGGCAATCTATACCTAGCCACTGACAAGACTGCCACAAAGATATACGGCGACGATAGTCTTTACCATAGCCTAATCCCCCACTCCATGCCGGAAAACTTGTCTTTCACTGAGACTGTCACCGTAACAGTCAAAACTTTTGCAAGTCTACAAAAAAGTGGCATTCTCCCCACAGACATAGGCTTGGTAAAAATAGATACAGAGGGCTTTGACTTACAGGTAATCCGGGGAATGGGGGAGACTAACTGCCCCGTCATCATAACAGAATTTTGGGATGAATGTTGTCCCTTTGGCAAGGGGGAAACCTTCAACCGTCTCCCCGATTTGGTTTTCGAAATGCGACAGAGAGGCTACCACTGGCACATTGTCATCTATCGCATTTGGGGAAGGGAAAAAATATCTTTCTACTGCAATCAAACAGAGTCTTTAGAAAACAGTTGGGGCAATGTTTTTTTCTTTAAGGATTATAATCTATTCTCCCAGGCTTACCGGTGGGTAGCATTCGTCTTACCTGAAACCTACCTTGTCTAA
- a CDS encoding DUF3007 family protein: protein MKRIDAILIALGVFLIGGFAYLLFRFFGLDSIDAGIWSQTVLVLGLICWVITYIVRVFTKNMTYHRQVRMYQEAFLAKQLEKMSPEELEKLMTDDNLQ, encoded by the coding sequence ATGAAGAGGATTGATGCTATTTTAATCGCCCTTGGGGTTTTCCTTATTGGCGGTTTTGCCTATCTTCTTTTCCGATTTTTTGGTTTAGACTCCATCGACGCCGGGATATGGAGTCAGACAGTTTTGGTTTTAGGTTTAATTTGCTGGGTTATCACCTATATTGTTAGAGTTTTCACCAAAAATATGACTTATCACCGCCAAGTCAGAATGTATCAGGAGGCTTTCCTGGCAAAACAGCTAGAAAAAATGTCTCCCGAAGAGTTAGAAAAACTGATGACAGATGACAATCTTCAATAG
- a CDS encoding ribonuclease D, which translates to MLPEKFQVCEEDLSTGLLEEYLKADCLAMDTETMGLIPQRDRLCLVQICDRQGLVTAIRIKKGQTSAPNLQRLLEAESILKIFHYARFDVAILKYTFGVETRPIFCTKVASKLARTYTQSHGLKSLVQDLQGVELDKRAQNSDWGSVESLTPEQLAYAANDVLYLIPIKEKLEEMLKREGRWELAQRCFNVIPVFVDLDLLFYGNVFEHQS; encoded by the coding sequence ATGCTGCCGGAGAAGTTCCAGGTTTGCGAAGAAGATTTGTCAACTGGACTGCTAGAAGAGTACCTGAAAGCGGACTGCCTGGCGATGGATACGGAGACTATGGGGTTAATACCCCAGCGGGATCGTCTCTGTTTGGTGCAAATATGCGATCGCCAGGGTCTAGTCACCGCTATACGCATCAAAAAAGGACAAACCTCCGCCCCTAACCTACAGCGGCTGCTGGAGGCAGAGTCCATTCTCAAAATATTCCACTATGCTCGCTTCGATGTAGCTATATTGAAGTACACCTTTGGCGTGGAAACTAGGCCTATTTTTTGCACTAAGGTGGCCAGTAAACTCGCCCGCACTTATACTCAAAGTCATGGCTTAAAGAGTCTAGTGCAGGATTTACAAGGAGTAGAATTGGATAAGAGGGCACAGAATTCTGATTGGGGGAGTGTAGAAAGTCTTACCCCTGAACAGTTGGCCTATGCCGCTAATGATGTACTGTATCTCATCCCCATCAAAGAAAAACTGGAAGAAATGTTAAAACGAGAGGGGCGTTGGGAATTAGCACAACGGTGTTTTAACGTAATACCTGTATTTGTAGACTTGGACCTGCTATTTTACGGCAACGTGTTCGAGCACCAATCCTAG
- a CDS encoding TM0106 family RecB-like putative nuclease — MLLTDELLFRYKRCRRRAFLDVYDSLTTVREEKDFLGILREERELHSQKALQYYNLEAEKPRLRGERDNKKLAAITTQLMSQGVNGIYQGVVSVDMPDKGGNSVTLMASPTLLVKQNIPSRWGNWSYFPVNASLGRNPKPEYKLILAFVVDILNRLQGVNITRGEIFLKDNLSPHPVDLGIWLPRARELVNECLEMLRNKEIPDVYISRQRCSFCPWYDGCYQVAKSSLNLSLIPGITPNRYQLLVSNGIRNLETLCQTPLSRLREIFAAEGEVAARIKQQAISILSGKPILRQPNLLPLPQSPVEIYFDIEADTRRNVDYLLGVLWVDNDNMSQQYHTFLAKSPEKEKSIWRDFLHFIQQYPHAPIFHYSEYEVETVKRLASFYNTPASQLQSLLSRLFDLHKILTHSFFLPVENYSLKSVANYLGFHWRNPKTGSNSYTRAPIGGDQCIVWYDQWLKTKDPFWLNCIKIYNEDDCLATYYLKKWIADFQTEWGF, encoded by the coding sequence ATGCTGTTAACAGATGAGTTGTTGTTTCGCTATAAGCGTTGTCGTCGTCGCGCTTTTTTAGATGTCTATGATTCGTTGACTACTGTAAGAGAGGAAAAGGACTTTTTGGGGATTTTACGGGAGGAAAGAGAATTACACAGTCAAAAGGCTTTGCAGTATTATAACTTGGAGGCTGAGAAACCGAGACTGAGGGGGGAAAGGGATAATAAAAAACTGGCCGCCATCACCACACAGCTGATGAGTCAGGGGGTAAATGGCATCTATCAGGGAGTAGTCAGTGTTGACATGCCTGACAAGGGGGGTAACTCTGTCACCCTTATGGCTTCCCCCACCCTGTTGGTAAAACAAAATATCCCTTCTCGTTGGGGGAATTGGAGTTATTTTCCCGTCAATGCCAGTCTAGGGAGGAATCCAAAACCGGAGTATAAGTTAATTCTCGCCTTCGTGGTAGACATCCTCAACCGCCTCCAGGGGGTAAATATCACTCGCGGAGAAATCTTTCTGAAGGATAATCTTTCCCCCCACCCAGTAGATTTGGGTATATGGTTACCTCGTGCCCGGGAATTGGTCAATGAATGTTTAGAAATGTTAAGAAACAAGGAAATTCCCGACGTCTACATTTCCCGTCAGCGTTGTAGTTTTTGTCCTTGGTATGATGGCTGTTATCAGGTAGCCAAGTCCAGTCTAAATCTGTCTTTAATTCCCGGCATTACTCCCAATAGGTATCAGTTGTTGGTGAGTAATGGTATTCGCAATTTAGAGACTCTCTGTCAAACACCCCTATCCCGTTTAAGGGAAATATTTGCCGCCGAGGGGGAGGTGGCGGCGAGAATAAAACAACAGGCTATTTCCATTTTATCGGGCAAGCCCATTCTAAGGCAACCTAATCTCCTGCCACTTCCTCAGTCTCCTGTGGAAATATATTTTGACATAGAGGCCGACACCAGGAGGAATGTGGATTATCTTTTGGGGGTATTGTGGGTTGACAATGATAACATGAGTCAACAATACCACACTTTTTTGGCGAAATCCCCGGAAAAGGAGAAGTCAATTTGGCGTGACTTTCTCCACTTTATCCAACAGTATCCCCATGCCCCCATTTTCCACTATTCTGAATACGAAGTGGAAACGGTAAAAAGACTGGCTAGTTTCTACAACACTCCTGCTAGCCAATTGCAGTCTCTGTTGTCTCGTCTATTCGACTTACATAAAATCCTCACCCATTCCTTTTTCCTGCCGGTAGAAAACTATTCTCTCAAGTCTGTTGCCAATTACCTAGGCTTCCATTGGCGTAATCCAAAGACTGGTAGTAATTCCTATACCCGTGCTCCTATTGGTGGTGACCAGTGTATTGTCTGGTATGATCAGTGGTTAAAGACAAAAGATCCCTTCTGGTTAAACTGTATAAAGATATACAACGAGGACGACTGTTTAGCTACCTATTATTTGAAAAAGTGGATAGCAGACTTCCAGACGGAATGGGGTTTTTAG
- the ndhL gene encoding NAD(P)H-quinone oxidoreductase subunit L → MNNLFNLEMLPLETVITAGLYILISLLYLLIVPAIVYSYLNSRWYVASSFERGFMYFLVFFFFPGMLLLAPFLNFRPRRRQLN, encoded by the coding sequence ATGAATAACCTTTTTAATCTAGAGATGCTTCCCTTAGAGACTGTAATCACTGCAGGCTTGTACATCCTCATCAGTCTCCTCTATCTGTTAATTGTGCCTGCCATCGTATACTCTTATCTCAACAGTAGATGGTATGTTGCCTCCTCCTTTGAGAGGGGTTTTATGTATTTTCTGGTGTTTTTCTTCTTCCCTGGCATGTTACTATTAGCCCCCTTCCTTAATTTTAGACCTCGTCGTCGTCAGTTAAACTAG